One Bombus pascuorum chromosome 4, iyBomPasc1.1, whole genome shotgun sequence DNA segment encodes these proteins:
- the LOC132906052 gene encoding uncharacterized protein LOC132906052: MKFYLMLGLLCIGANGEKKINLEDIERDNLRVEGISKSGITRTEQSKFLTKPEFNQQHYRVPNQYRGPPTSSSVTYVTPPPAQNFQPETYVHPNKYAAKEQVYQQQNNVSPQQILPQRYYNEYQQQPSLPPKGITSNAYESEELTYQPEVNIGNQLQAVQQKTVSANFARNVNKEPVYIDIPTMHLLTYYPNLDVSSGKSGLLVPRLTTAATNHISIPLYTSTLNQKPIVAAKQTYQIQYAPKYSSAPAASSTKVTKGAVYTTPVNSKKFSNSALFSVPTYAPSDQTYAQGRQLLYTQAYIAPSQPQYVSQLVYTQPATVYMHATPVYSDVYARPPSYDQDNSLQSSVKYTAPLEELHSAASIADELPNQGLGQQNSQSVTQNYVKDPEEPNTDLVPPQIPPQDFKSSATSLTPVSSHDEEPVPEQNYVGSSEPRSLLDSYVPSNVIAAQDSSKYQERPIKLERGFLPSKENFLYKKRKID; encoded by the exons ATG aaattttatttgatgcTGGGCTTGCTGTGCATCGGCGCGAATGGAGAAAAGAAGATCAACTTGGAGGACATAGAAAGGGATAATTTAAGAGTGGAAGGTATATCGAAATCCGGTATTACACGGACGGAGCAATCAAAATTTCTTACAAAGCCAGAATTTAACCAACAACACTACCGAGTACCGAATCAGTATCGTGGACCACCGACTAGTTCATCGGTTACTTACGTAACCCCCCCTCCAGCGCAAAAT TTCCAGCCGGAAACGTACGTTCACCCTAACAAGTACGCGGCGAAAGAACAAGTTTACCAGCAGCAAAACAACGTCTCGCCGCAACAAATATTACCACAGCGATATTACAACGAATACCAACAGCAGCCGTCATTGCCCCCAAAAGGAATCACGTCAAATGCCTATGAGTCGGAAGAATTGACTTACCAACCGGAAGTGAATATTGGCAATCAATTGCAGGCTGTACAACAAAAAACAGTTTCGGCGAACTTTGCGAGAAATGTGAATAAAG aaCCGGTATACATCGACATCCCCACGATGCATCTTCTGACTTATTACCCGAATTTAGACGTAAGTTCTGGTAAAAGCGGATTATTGGTACCGCGATTAACCACAGCAGCGACCAATCATATATCTATCCCTCTCTATACGTCAACGCTAAATCAAAAGCCAATAGTAGCGGCGAAGCAAACTTACCAAATACAGTACGCACCAAAATACAGTAGCGCACCTGCTGCTTCTTCGACCAAG GTTACGAAGGGTGCGGTTTATACAACTCCCGTTAACTCAAAGAAATTCTCTAACTCTGCGTTATTCAGCGTGCCAACTTACGCACCATCGGATCAAACGTATGCCCAAGGAAGACAACTTTTATACACACAAGCGTACATTGCTCCTTCCCAGCCACAGTACGTTTCCCAGCTGGTGTACACTCAACCAGCAACGGTTTATATGCATGCCACGCCAGTTTACAGTGACGTTTACGCTCGTCCACCTAGCTACGATCAAGATAATTCTTTGCAAAGCAGCGTGAAATACACCGCGCCGCTCGAAGAGTTGCATTCCGCGGCATCAATTGCTGATGAGCTGCCGAATCAAGGTCTGGGGCAGCAAAACAGTCAGAGCGTGACTCAGAATTACGTCAAG GATCCGGAAGAACCAAATACCGATCTAGTACCACCTCAAATACCACCGCAGGATTTCAAATCCAGTGCCACGTCCTTGACGCCCGTTTCGTCACACGACGAAGAACCTGTTCCAGAACAAAATTACGTGGGTTCGTCCGAGCCTAGATCATTGTTAGACTCGTACGTTCCAAGCAACGTGATCGCAGCCCAAGATTCTTCCAA ATATCAAGAGAGGCCGATAAAGCTGGAAAGGGGCTTTCTTccatcgaaagaaaatttcttatacaAGAAACGAAAGATCGACTAA
- the LOC132906301 gene encoding uncharacterized protein LOC132906301: MDLLLLFLLSSTITSTYVQGYEKNNDPNDEPFLPIYPVYPYSPKLIKRGIEKDTVTQPSPELYAPKVDAKDSYSVSFSANHPRDPYNSNYNPYTKIPSSSTYAYYGSVPYSYPTSPYNTYNSYSSPYTVPASSYSTMPYSSAYPNYYYQSPYYYADYYNRPLFPPPPLPPPAIDYSGEKYSDMESNGRNKDKKLGGDNNYRSNDAQFVDGANYISANSKDLDSQSSTQKTSSFQNQLEQTNSILIKNIPIPLPKTTYRVISVAGQPVGPDYPLPASYVNAQQMEELMNHHDLVKLLAQNLQHVPEYPARESTKNSVIITNDDQDVNQNERSKNTRYVPVSNIIAKTGLTYVVNPTVLRKLNVGGTTAQIVQAGKSQLKNVKYSSLAPDVYSGIEKPEEDQTESNEYEKYENYENSSSQDIQDDYASDKQQQNYDINPVQSYQNQNYVTRQTPRGYNYQYTSYNPSQTTSQRQSQQYQNNLDNANFGAKTKKA, encoded by the exons ATGGACTTGTTG CTATTGTTTTTACTATCGTCGACGATTACGTCGACTTACGTTCAAGGATACGAGAAGAACAACGATCCAAATGACGAGCCCTTTTTACCGATATATCCGGTTTATCCCTACAGtcctaaattaattaaaagaggAATCGAGAAAGACACCGTTACGCAGCCATCTCCGGAATTGTACGCGCCCAAAGTCGATGCCAAGGACTCCTATAGCGTCAGCTTCAGCGCTAATCACCCTCGAGATCCTTACAATTCTAATTACAACCCATATACCAAGATTCCTTCGTCATCTACTTACGCATACTACGGTTCCGTTCCATATTCATACCCGACAAGTCCTTACAACACATACAATTCCTACTCGTCCCCGTACACGGTACCTGCGTCCTCTTATTCGACAATGCCTTACTCGTCCGCCTatcctaattattattaccaaTCTCCCTATTATTATGCCGATTACTATAACCGGCCATTATTTCCGCCGCCACCATTACCACCACCTGCTATCGATTACTCTGGTGAGAAGTATTCCGACATGGAATCTAACGGCAGAAATAAAGACAAGAAACTCGGCGGTGATAACAACTACAGGAGCAACGACGCTCAATTCGTCGATGGAGCCAACTACATTTCTGCAAATTCGAAGGATCTCGATAGTCAATCAAGCACGCAGAAAACGAGCAGTTTCCAGAATCAGTTGGAACAAACGAACAGCATcctgattaaaaatattccaattccaTTACCGAAAACGACCTACAGAGTAATCAGCGTTGCGGGACAACCGGTAGGTCCTGATTATCCTTTGCCAGCATCTTACGTGAATGCTCAGCAAATGGAAGAGCTTATGAATCATCACGATTTGGTCAAGCTATTGGCTCAAAATTTGCAACACGTTCCCGAATATCCTGCACGTGAATCGACCAAAAATAGCGTGATCATCACGAACGACGATCAAGACGTGAACCAAAACGAACGAAGCAAAAATACGCGTTACGTTCCCGTTTCGAATATAATCGCCAAGACTGGTTTAACTTACGTCGTAAATCCTACGGTTCTTAGGAAATTGAACGTTGGAGGAACAACTGCTCAAATCGTACAGGCAGGGAAATCTCAATTGAAAAACGTAAAGTATTCGTCCTTAGCCCCAGATGTGTATTCAGGGATCGAGAAGCCCGAAGAAGATCAAACCGAGTCGAACGAGTACGAGAAGTACGAAAATTACGAGAACTCGTCCTCTCAAGATATCCAAGACGATTACGCGTCTGATAAACAGCAGCAGAATTACGATATAAATCCGGTCCAGTCTTATCAGAATCAAAATTATGTCACGAGGCAAACGCCTCGTGGGTACAATTACCAGTATACCAGCTATAACCCATCGCAAACGACCTCTCAGCGGCAATCGCAGCAGTACCAGAATAATTTGGACAATGCAAATTTCGGCGCTAAAACGAAAAAGGCGTAA
- the LOC132905881 gene encoding uncharacterized protein LOC132905881 produces MKILVIHIPMVLLIIGFCSSNVAGKSLPSEADDDPEYGSTISSPLDDIDDAISTSDSKDEEDRSDDLPILPPIILLDFGNDTEDENMTSEEKSKRTVNSGLGYGLNMNTIQMRRYNYYFPAGKSGTTVSIEESISPFLPKTIIERVQPSNQKGHFGTQQNSFATSFSEINSQGQANLRYLNFHRSTKPESVFGLRTKPQKAATSSSSESYRNFFTTSKPPVSSFAIQNPGYRNNNLPTTTQSPSPVSVTETLKHVTSGVANFASSQSDSFNYVTAGPFSHNGNAQTYTSQKQNIRSNINSHSFGSVSQNIDSSTIAPLNYDPHFPRAGLPHSNSPKYTVENGIRYENKVFWKYPDGRVSDVPPSTYVEYSHPLAQPPTKTQEPYSIYENSSTENNILSQGPVQFPTISEQTGREPNPFVSAESLSASLPLQQVYRLGYQNLVSQRQNVNLAQQRQPNGNLAASYSFPPVSSTSPENTKPSLIKHNFNHSSRNQQTLSRYMVNSPNPEYTTEPTTNRTTPVNSFFSSSTVHSSQTTPKYNPKIQNYLDTILAENRESQKQSFSNNDLNDYSNLQYSDLLNYNPSISEYIRNPSSILNVRPTFVQAGNSLIPVIILRVDGTSPIQTKDTQNINLKALLQQYLLQYAKSIQQLAQPSTYNLGSESFPKHSTIGTNKSPVLDLIRLTQDDARSPTYSSSSYVGKSSYETSNLDDSNNRYVQGLSGRQKTKSVQILEDPRYTNYKVDN; encoded by the exons ATGAAGATTCTCGTGATACAC ATTCCTATGGTTCTTCTCATAATTGGTTTCTGCTCGTCGAACGTCGCTGGGAAGTCTCTACCTTCCGAAGCGGATGACGATCCAGAATACGGGTCTACCATTAGCTCCCCTCTAGACGATATCGACGATGCCATTTCGACATCTGATTCAAAGGATGAAGAGGATCGGTCGGATGACTTACCGATTTTACCACCAATAATACTACTAGATTTCGGCAACGATACAGAGGATGAAAATATGACTTCCGAGGAGAAATCGAAGCGTACGGTGAACAGCGGTCTCGGTTACGGTCTCAACATGAACACCATTCAAATGAGAAGATACAACTACTACTTTCCAGCCGGAAAATCAGGGACCACGGTGAGCATCGAGGAATCGATCAGCCCTTTTCTACCAAAGACGATAATCGAAAGGGTACAGCCAAGCAATCAAAAAGGGCATTTTGGTACGCAACAGAACTCTTTCGCCACATCATTCTCCGAGATTAATAGCCAGGGTCAAGCGAATCTCcgatatttgaattttcatcgGTCCACGAAACCTGAGTCCGTGTTCGGATTACGAACGAAGCCGCAAAAAGCCGCAACAAGTTCTAGTTCCGAATCGTATCGAAACTTCTTTACAACATCGAAACCTCCAGTCAGCTCATTCGCAATTCAAAATCCGGGATACAGGAATAATAATTTGCCAACTACGACACAATCACCTTCGCCTGTTAGCGTCACGGAGACACTCAAACATGTAACTTCTGGTGTTGCGAACTTTGCGAGTTCACAGAGCGATTCGTTCAACTATGTTACCGCAGGTCCTTTCTCTCATAACGGGAACGCGCAAACTTACACAAGCCAGAAACAGAATATTCGATCCAATATCAATTCCCATAGCTTCGGTTCCGTTTCTCAAAATATCGACTCCTCTACGATCGCTCCGCTGAACTACGATCCTCATTTTCCAAGAGCTGGTTTGCCACACTCAAACAGTCCCAAGTACACCGTGGAAAATGGAATCCGCTACGAGAACAAAGTATTTTGGAAATATCCGGACGGTAGGGTCTCCGACGTTCCGCCTTCTACTTACGTTGAATATTCGCATCCGTTGGCGCAGCCACCCACAAAAACCCAGGAGCCTTATTCGATTTATGAAAATAGCTCTacggaaaataatattttatcgcaGGGCCCGGTGCAATTTCCTACGATATCCGAGCAAACCGGACGAGAGCCAAATCCATTCGTTTCTGCGGAATCCTTGTCGGCGAGTTTGCCACTGCAACAAGTGTATCGACTCGGCTATCAGAATTTAGTGAGCCAGAGGCAAAATGTAAACCTGGCGCAACAGCGTCAACCCAACGGCAACCTAGCAGCCTCCTATTCTTTTCCCCCCGTTTCGTCAACTTCACCGGAGAATACGAAGCCTAGCTTGATCAAACACAATTTCAATCATAGTTCACGTAATCAGCAAACGTTGTCAAGATACATGGTGAATAGCCCGAATCCGGAATATACCACGGAACCGACTACTAACCGCACCACACCTGTCAATTCTTTCTTCAGTTCGTCCACCGTACACTCTTCTCAAACTACACCCAAGTACAATCCGAAAATACAAAACTATCTGGATACGATACTTGCAGAAAATAGGGAATCGCAGAAGCAAAGTTTCAGCAACAACGATTTAAACGATTATTCCAATCTACAGTATTCGGACTTATTGAACTATAATCCGTCCATCTCTGAATATATTAGAAATCCTTCGTCTATTTTGAACGTTCGTCCGACTTTCGTGCAAGCTGGAAACTCTTTGATACCGGTCATTATACTCAGAGTCGATGGTACCTCTCCTATTCAGACTAAAGACACGCAGAACATCAATCTGAAGGCTCTGCTTCAACAATACTTGCTTCAGTATGCTAAGAGCATCCAACAATTGGCACAGCCGTCGACGTACAATCTCGGGTCGGAATCCTTTCCCAAACATTCGACGATTGGGACTAATAAGAGCCCCGTTCTAGATCTGATTCGGTTGACGCAAGACGATGCACGATCACCGACTTACAGTTCAAGTTCGTACGTTGGGAAATCGAGTTACGAAACTAGCAATTTAGATGATTCGAACAATCGTTACGTTCAAGGGTTGAGCGGTCGGCAGAAAACTAAAAGCGTTCAAATTTTAGAGGATCCAAGATATACCAACTACAAGGTCGACAATTAA